ATCACACTCAGAGTGCTTAAAAGATCCTCCTTGGCCATTCTGGTTTGCagtcaaaaagtaaaatttttggaAGCCAGGTCACATCAGGAATGGTCGAGGGAGACACGGATGTTCAGCCTGAAGGAGAGAAGACATGATGAAACCTGAGACTCTTGCTTTCAGATACTTGAAGGGGTGTCATACAGCAGGAGAATGAAAATAAGGGTGGCAGATTTTAGCTCTGTATAAAGAACAACCCAAATATTAGAGCCGTCACACAAAGGAGTGGGCTCCTTGTGACGTGGTGAGCTCTCAATCCTGGGAGGTAATCAAGTGCAAGCTAGATGCCCATTATTGGGAACGCTCCAGTGGGAAGCCCTGTATGGAGAGGAAAATTGGGCTAGATGATCCCCAAGGTCAGTTTCAAGGTTAAGCTTCTCTGATTGGCATCTCcaatggagaggaggggagaatgtGGGCTGGAGGTTAAGAGGAGTTGGGGCaaatggagaggaggagggggagctgGACAAGTACAAGagttgggaaggaagagaaagtgggCTGGACCAAAGGGTGGGTGGGGGTCCTTGAGGGGGGCTCCAGGGAAGGGTTCTAGGAATAGGGTTGTGGAatgaggcaggggagggaaggctGGGGCTGGGATCCCCCTTGACCCATGCCCTTACCCCCAGGAATGACATGCCAAGCTCGGAGCTCCTACCTGGTGGATGAGGTGCTGTGGGGTCACCGCTTCACGTCAGTGCTGACCCTGGAGGATGGCTTCTACGAGGTGGACTATGCCAGCTTCCACCAGACCTTTGAGGTGCCCACACCCTCATGCAGCGCCCGGGAGCTGGCCGAGGCCGCAGCCCGCCTTGACGCCCATCTCTACTGGTCCATCCCCAGCCGGCTGGACgagaaggtggaggaggaggggttgggggagggggcgggcgaaGAGGCTGGGGCTGACAAAGAGCAGAACGGCTGCCTGCCACCCGTGGAGAGTGAGTCCAAGGTGTGACCAGTttcctccagacccctgtggcaGGGCCAGACACAGGTACCTGGGGAGCTGGTTATTGAAGGTGGAGGAGGGCGCAGGCAAGGTCCCTGGGAATGCACTAAAGCTGGAGAGCCTCCTCAGAATCTCAGGTCTGGGACCCAACATGGATGGGAgagatcctgatttcaggagAATGGAGGGTGGGGAATGGGTAAACTTGCCAGCCTGTCTGTGTTTGACCTTCACTTCTGTTCATgcgtggatggatggacagaaggATGGACCTATGTGGGTTGGATGAgaaggtggaagcagagagagacaGCCAGCCAGTGGATAGGTGAATGGGCCACCAGACCAACAGACAGGTGGTGTGCTCAGGGCTGCCGCTAACTCAGAGAGTATCTTGGTGCAAATTCTAAAAAGGCGCCCTTTTCCTCCAGACTGACACTACCCCAAACTAGGGTGCATGGCTTGGGGAGCAGAGTGTGGGCTGGATTTTAGTCCCCACTCACCTCCTCAGCCAGCTTCCTTGAGTCTGGCGCACCTGTCTCACTGGACTCAGTAGCCCAAGCTGACCCAGAGGTGAGAAAGCTGGACGGAGGCTGGCAGAGATGATGAGGGTACCCTCCCAGCTCCACCCCTGCCACTGTAACAGGCtgagagggagggtgaaaggCTGCAGGGGCGGCTCCGCAGGGTGTGAATGACCTTGTCCATGTGTGCAGGGAAACCGGCAATGGGGGAGATGCCAGAGCTGGGGCCCTGGGGCAGGGCCTAGGAAAGGCGAACCAGGGATGGCTATTTTCTGACAGTGAAGTGAGGTCTCGTAAGTACCAGtgcgggggcagggagggatagaGAGGTTCTGAGGAGGAAGAAGGGCCGGGGAGAGATGGAGAAACCTGAGTTTACTAGAGCTGGGACGCGGGGCCCTCAGGAAAGCAGAATCAGCCTTAGGGCACAGTGAGAGGGAGTCATTCACGTGGTTCACTGGGTGCCCGTTGGGTCCAGAGCACTGACCCAGGCATGTGTGGGGAGGACAGTCAGAGACCCGATTCCTATTCTGGGAATACAGTACAAGtgggaaaaacagagaaatatgcctGTGGCAACTGTTTCAAACTGAGAACCTGGGCGATCTCTCCGAGCAGGGGGTGGAAGGGCTTGGTGATCAGAAAGCTAGGGATTGAGTCAGGCCTGGAGAGTGACCTGAGCCAGCAGTCATGAACTTGGGTGGGCATCAGGGTCCCCTGGAGGGCTTGGGAACACATATGGCTGAGCCCCTCTTCCAGAGTTTCTGACTTAATGGGTCTGGGGTAGAGACCAAaactttgcatttctaacaagtcccaGGTCCTGCTGACGCTGCTGGAAGAGGGACCACGCTCTGAGAAGCCCTTCCCTAAGCAGACTTGGGGGTCCTGTCAGGAGGTGGGCATCAAGCTGAGGAGTAGCTGAGCGTCCTTGGGGAGGAGACTGAAATATAATGGGTATGGAGAACTGTGGTGGGGGGAAAGGAGACCATGAAACCAAGGCTGAAGAGTCTGACTCTGGGCCTAGGGCCTCACCCGTCAGTGGAAATAGGGCTGTGACAAGCTAGAGATGGTGTTTGGGCAAGATGAGTAGGCAAGATAGATAGGGCAAAGCAGTCGGGAGGGCTTCAGGTGGTGGCGAGCTGGAGCAGGAAGGGCATCTGTGGCAAAGGATGGAATCCCACGTAGGACTTAAGAGGCAGGATTAAATGTGGGAGAAGATGTGAGAAAGAAGCGAGAGTCCAAATATCCGGATGTGACTGTGACCTGCTGTCTGCCCAGCTGGGCAGGAGCCCCTGGAGAGGTGGTCCCATGCCACGTGCACCCCCTTCCTGGTGTCATCCGGTCACCAgggacaccccccaccccaggactgTGAAGGGAGAGCAATGGCGAGTCGAGAAGGGGCAGAGGTAGGGGGACCTGCCTCTGGGAGAGACGTGTACACACAGGCAGGCGCACCCTCCCACCGCACGGGCCCAGCAGTGACCTCCAGCCCTTGGCCCTGGCTACACCCCATTCCTGTTCTTTAACAAAAGTCTGAGCCCCTTGCGGGGAAGCACCCCAGTGTGCTGCATTCCAGGCTGGGAAGCTGGGGTCCTGGGGGATGCCGTGCCTCCTGGAAGCAGGAAAGGGGGCTGCGGCGGGAGCCCATGCCAGCTTGGGTCCGCTCGGAGAGAACGTCTTTGCCTCAGGTCACAGGGTGACTTGGGTCACCATCACCCAAAGATGAGGTCCCTGAACCCTGGTGCTGGCTGTTCCCAAAGAACAAATGTTGGGGCGTGGGATGAGCAGCAGTTCTGGTTTAATTTGCTGAAACATCTGGAGTCTGGATAGGAGGGGGCGGGCTCTGGGTGTCCACACTCACGCGGTAGTTCACCCATTGCAAGTGAACCCACCGTAGAGGAACTGAGGCTGGATGGAAGTCACTGAGACCCCGCCACCCCTCTCCTTGCCACTCAGCGACCACTCAGGGCCCCACTGTGTGCAGTGCAAGGAGTCTGGggacctgggttctagtcctgaCACTGTCACGAATCAGTTCTATGACTCTGGGCAAGTCGCATCActactctgggcctcagtttccctatctgtaaaaacAACACTTGGTAAACTggtaatgctcaataaatgtttaaataactGAGTTGAAAGAGGTAGACTGCGTGCCTCTCGAGGTGCAGTGCAGCTAAGAATTCTAGGATCCGAGAATCCTTAGGCAGAGACAAATTCAGGGAGCCCCGGGGGCACGGGAGGACGGGTGAGGCAAGGGGGCATGCGTGCAGGCGGTGGGGCGGGTGTATGCAGGGGCCCCTGTGACTGCTGGCGTCCCCGTCTGCCCAGGTGGCTGTGTTCTGGGCCTTCCATTCTGCTGCTGTCAGGCAGAATAATGAAGATCAGGAGGAGAAAGGCTGaggccccagggcctggggggaggAGTCAGGTCCAAGATTAGCCTGACCAAGAGAATGAGACTGCGGAATAGCGTGGGGACTCAGAAAAGGGCACCGGGCCCTGGAAGCCCCTGCCTTGCAACCTAGAAGTCTAGGGGCAGAGCCCGTGCTCAACTGGAACTcatccccctttctctctccccaccccaaggaGAAATCCCAACAGGAACTGGCTCTGCACTGACAGCTCAGATAGCAGATGGGACCCAGGTTTCCCCTCCTGGGGTGTGTGGCACGGCCCACGGAGGCCAGATGGTGTTTGTGGGGGGAAGAGAGGCACGGGCCGTCCAGAAGAGGCTGTCAGCCCCCAGTAGCCCACCTGCCACGCACCCCTGCCTCTTAGAGCCTCATAGCAGGGAAGACACAGCCAGCCCTGGATTTTATAAAACAAGTTTattcacattttagaaaaacTAATTCTAGGACAGGGAACGGCCTCCCTTTGGGCTATGTATGAGATCATGAACAGAAGGCCAGAGGGAGGAGCTTAGGAAGGAAGGAGTGGGGCATGGAGGCCGTGTCCCCCACTCTGGGTGGGAGTAGGTCAAATAAATTAAAGGAagggcaggcagagggagagggtaTTCAGACACCAGAGGCGGGCTTGCGGCTGGGTTGGAAGATAGTCACACCTGCAGGAACGGGAGAGCGCACGTGGAGGGGGCTAAGGAGAGTGTGACTTCCTCCTGGCCCTGGCCCGCAGAGCTGAGAGGGGCTGAGAGGGGCTGCTCCTTCTCCAGCTGGGACCAGGGAGGGAGGTGCTCATCTCAGGACTAGGGAAgacggggctggggctgggggtcctTGCCCCTCACCTGGGGTGTCAGGGATCACCGTTTCCGCAGCCTCTTCATGAAGCAGCAGGTGATGGAGCCCAGGACGGTGGCTCCGATGGCTAGGGCAACCCCTGCACCCACCAGCAGGGGCACAACCAGGGTGTCCAGGGCTGGGCGAGAGAGGAGGGCTGTGTTCAGCCTCGGGTGTCGCTGCCCTCCACCCACGTTCCCACCCGTGTGCCAGTACCTTCTCGGTCAGGCTGTCCACACCACCTCCTCCCGTTCACACACAGCTTTCCCCCGCCTGCTCCCCGCCCTCTCTGCGCTCAAGCCAGCCCCTACCCACCAGGACACCGGGGCAGCCGGGCACTGAAGGGCTGAAAGCTGGACTTTCAGACTTTCCGTGCGAAgcgaagaggaagagaaagaggaaccaGAGGCACCACCAGCAGGAGGATCAGAGGCAAAAGGGAGAACAAGAGCATGGGGGtgaggggggctgggggggggcacCACTCACCATGCGTGTATGGGTAGACCGTGACAGGCCCCGAGCGGGCACTGCCCGCCTGGTACCAGCTGTAGTCAGCGTGCTGCACCCAGGCGCTGGGGGCACAGTGGTACACGCCTTCGTCCTCGGGCCCCAAGCTGTGGAGTCTCAGCCGATGGCTTCGGGGCCCCACCAGCTCCACGCTGATAGGGCTGCCTCCGGGCCGgacccccagctctgccacaccGTCCTGGCCCACGCCACCCACCAGCTGGGCAGGGGCAGAGCTCAGCTCCCCCTCCTCCGGCCGCTCCACCCACCAGCTGGCAGCCAGCCGCAGCCCGGGGGGGCCACCCCGCACAGAGATGTTGCAGAGCAGGGAGGCCGTCTCCCCGCGGTACACTGTGCCTCCCACTAGCCAGGCCACAGCCTCCAGCACCACACCTGCAGAACAAAAGTCAGAAGGTGAAAGGTCAGGGGGCATGGGGTTAGGACTGCTGTCCAAGCAACACCCCAGAAACTCCGGGTGTTCCCACAATCTTAGTAGTATGAGACTGAGACACAGAAGCAGCctatggagagggagagaggcacagAAACAGAAGGGAAAGGTTCTGCAGACCCCGTATCCTGTCCAGGGCCAACCCGCCCCCTCTCACCTTCCTCACGCACGTGCACGGGGAGGGGCCGGGAGCGGGCACTGGCGGCTTCCCGAAGCCGGGCCCCAGACCCTCGGACATAGGCCTTGGCGAGGCAGCGGTAGGTGCCCGCATCCCCAGGCCGGGCAGCCTCCAGCCGTAGCCGGTAGGTTCTGGAAGCCACCTTCTCCATGGCAATGTGCCGGCCCTCGTAGCCAGGGCCCAGGCTGCCCACACCCTCCGTGTCCAGCTGGGCAACCAGGCGGCCAGGCCCAGGTGCCCCTGCAGGTGCCATCTCCCAGCCCACGGAGTACGCGGCATGACGGCCTGGTGGGGGCAGGGCCCCTGACACATTGCACAGCAGCTCCAAGGGCTCCCCTGGGCCGATCCGACGCTCACCAGGCCCCACTGTCACTGCCAGCTGGCTGGCTGAAAcacaggaggggaaggggtgtcagggaggcaggagagggcacAGAGCGCCTGTCCTTCCTTGATAGCAGCAACTTCGAGGCCACCCTCTCCGCCACCCGGGGGCCTGGCTCTCACCCCTCAGCCATGGCCCTCCCATCCCCACACCCAATTTCTGAGCAGAGAAAGTCCGTCATGGGTGCAGATGCTAACAGGAAGCAATACTAATGGGACTTCACTCTAGGGAAGGCGGGCTCCCTGGAGTCAGACGATGGCCATCTAGTGCCCATGGTGGCCATGGTGCCTACTGAGATACCAAGGCTCCCAGCTGGCGCCGTGGGACGCACGGCACTCACACAGTGTCTGCACGTCCACGTGGGCCAGGACAGCCCTCTTCTCCGCGATCTGGGCCCAGCTGCCATCGGGATCCTGAATCCACTCAGCGGCAGTGCAGTGGTAGGTGCCCGCGTCGTCCGCCTGGGCGCCCCCCACCACCATGCGGTAGCGCTCAGTCCCCTCCTTGCCCAGCCGCAGCTCCCCTGCCGCCAGCCGCTCAGCATAGGGAGCTCCGGCCTCCACGGCCAGGTCGGGCCGGAGTCCCACCACTTCCTGCAGAGTTGTTCGCCCCACTGGCGCCTCGGGCACAGCTCGCCCAAAGGACACGGCCAGGTGTGTGTGCTTCTGGGTGCTCGTCCGTGCCAGGCAGCCCAGTGCCAGCTCCTGCCCCTCGTGCACCATCAGGCGAGGGGGTGAAGTCGGGGCCTGACGGCCCCGGGGCCCTGGGGGGGTAGCAGACACCTGCAGCATATCTGGAAGAACTGGAGAGAACAGCTGGAGTGAGGGAGGGCTGGGAGCTGTACAGTAACTAACCCTTGGTACTGTTTCCTACCTACAACCTGTTTCCCTAaatagactgtgagctcctaGAAGGCAGAGACTTCATGCTGTATTATTCCTTCTGTAACCCAATGGTGCcaagcacagtgctgggcacacaaCGGGCACTCAATACTTCTTGAATTTCATAGAACCAGCCCATCGCCTACTCACCCTTATGCTTGAGACTGACCCCTGTTTGAAATACTCAGAAGAGTGGCTCTGTCTTCCTTCtcagaagacaaagaaacttaAGAGAGCAAGACTGTCATGTGGTCTCACTCCTCCTACCCTGCCTCTATTTCCCCCGCCACCCCCGCTCCCCCAGATCTGGATCCTGGAATCTCCAGGAATGGAGTCTGTTCACCCTATCAGGCTCCCCTCCCCTATCAGGGAATGGAAAGGGGCTGGACAGCTTAAGGACATTTCTCCTCTCCCAGAAGTAGCTTGACAGAATAAGAGCAGTGGACTGGAATGAAGAGTTCTGGGTTAGAGTCTCAGGCCAGCCACTAACTTGTTGGGTAACTTCatgcaagtcacttaacttcgtTGGGCCTCAGGTTCCTCTTAGGTCCCTGCTGGCCCTGACTTTCTGCCTTTTGGGAGGGCATGGCCCTGACCCCAACCCAGGGCCCAGTACCTCTCAGTTCCACTTTGCCGCTGTAGCTGCCCAGGTACTGGGCATCCGTGGAGGGTGTGTAGCATTCGTAAATGCCAGCATCCTGGGCCTGCAGGCGGGCAATCTTGAGCACCACGGCATCACCCTGCAGACGCTGTACCTGTACCTCACCAGCTGCCACTCGGGGCCCAAAGACAGCATAGGAGAATCGGGTATCCCTGGTACTGACAATGCCCAGGGCAGCCTCTGGGGCCTCAGGCCTGTACAGGAACCACTCGAAGTCCTGCTGGGCAGGGCCCTCGTAGCCAGTGACATTGCAGGAGATGGAGATGGCTGTGCCAGCCACGCGATACAGGGGCCCCTCAGGGACTAGCACCTCCCGGGCACAGCACCCGACTCCTATAGGGAAGGACAGGAGAAGTTAGGGATGCCTGGGTCCCTACTGCATCCCCCCCCCGGCCCCCACATCACTCTTGACCTCTGCTTGTGAAAGGAGAGGAAACCTGAGGAAAGTTGGTATACACTTGGGCCCTGTTCCAAGAACAGGCAAAGGATGCTGGGAGGTAAGACACCTGGGTCTCAAGGAGGTGCTGGTATAGAGCCAGGTTTGCCTCAGAACCCAGAAACATCCCATTACTGGCAGGCCAGAAGCAGAGCACCTAAGGTCAGAAAGGAGTGTATCTGCTTCCTGATCTAACCATTCCTGATTCCGGCTGTGCCTTAATTCCCCCTCCACCCCGTTTCCCCACGTTTATGCCTGTTGAGCCTTCTAGCTAAGGGATCCTGAGACCACACGTCCCCCTCCTTTGTTTGAAGGGAGATGGCAAAATCTTGATCAGAAGGGCTGGTTCGCTCAGCTGTGTCACCTGGACCAGGGGACTCCAGACAATGGAGCCAGTGGCCCGAGCAGGACAGGGCACAGGCCCAGTCAGTTCTCACCACACAATCCCTCCCCACTCCAGCTGTGCCATGAGCTCACTGCTTCTCCGCCCCACAGGGCTGCCGAGGCAGCTGAGGCTCAGGGGGCAAGAGCCAGCCTCTGCCCTGGCCTCTGGGGGCagaagctcccctcccccaccagtgcctgccAATCTCCCGGGGCAGGCCCAGCTGACAAAcaaccctcaccccaccccctccaactCCCTAACGGAAGCCTTCATTTGCATATGGTGTGCATTTATTTACATCCCGCTCCCTTTCAGTAGGGAGGCAATAACCCCCTAGCTGCCCCTTCCCATGTTTCTCAGAGAAGCCAAAATGCTTCttcaccccaccctcacccctaccctgcCCTCGCAGATACTCCTGGTGGCCTTGGAGGGCTcagcttcttccttctctccttccatccttccacaGCCCCAGAtcacagaacctcagaatgtaagAAGGGCTGGGTCAGCCCTctgcctccattttacagatgagaaagttaaGGTACAAGAAGTATAATGTCTTGGCCAAGTTCCTGCTATCCTTGGCTAGCTTCCACACGCCCCTGAAGAGGGACAAAGCCAGAGAGGCGATGGGGAACTCCAAGGAGAGGCCTGAAGGCACTGACCTCACCAACCAGAATGTCACTCCCAGGGGCATAACCGTCACCTTTCTTCAGAGGCTGGAGGAAAACACCTAATCTGTAGTCAAACTgtcctccagctcctccagaaGCACTACCCTtacctttcccttcttcctgcgGCTGAGTCACAGGAAAACTTGCGGTTGCTCGGTTAGAGCACAGGCTGGGATCAGGAGGTCAGCTTCCAGCCCCATCCTCATCCCCATCCCCAGCTGTACCGTTTGGACCAGCCCCTTCCactcccaggcctcagtttctacaCTGGCAGAGAGCTAAGAGCTTCCACCCTGACAGTGAGTAAGCCTGTGTCTCAGAAGGGCTCTGCCCGAGGATGTTTCATAATCAGAGTGATGGCGGAGACCAGCGAGCTGACACCTTCCCTGGGCTCCGGGCAGACTCTGCTCAGGAGGGCCCCCTCCCATCTTCCTGGCTCCACAACTGCTGATGCTTGGAGATACCCATGGGAAAGTCACCCCCACTGCCTTGGGAAACCAGCTGCCaggcagctctctccccagccagGTCCCCTCCTCTGTGTTAGCggggagggaaaggagagcaaagagacctgctttggagtcagatgggAGTGGTTTCAAATCCAAGCCCCAACACTCACTAGATATGTTCTCTGGGGCAAGTGACTTCcttttcctcatcttcaaaatgaaaGTAAGCGCCTACACCCAGGGCGCTCAGATCTCGGCaagcttttctgtctctttgcacCACCTTTACCCTGGGCTCCTCTCTGCTCCACGCTGCCCACTGGGGAAAACGGGCCAAGTACTAGGCTGCCAGGCCTCACAGCTCCTTCCTCTGTATATCCTCCTGcctcccacccagggccccaaGGAGAGGACTCACTCTAGTCCCACAGGGCCCAGGGACCTATGCAGCACAGGGAGGCTCCTTGGCACTGCGATGGAGCTCTGGTCTAGAAACAGGCGGCTGGGGCTACGTCAGCCTCTGCCTTAACTATGGCAGCTCCAAATCCTGGCACCAAAGCCACCCCCTCACCACCCTGTATTCTTATTTCAAGGGTTTCAGTCTCCTGAACATCTGTACAGGCAGTCTCACTGCCTCGATCCCATACTCCTCCCCAGACCATCTCTACAGGGAACCCTCCCATTCACGCCCAAAACATTTCCACTGTCACTGTCCTCATGCATCCGTGCAGCGGTGGCCCAGAACATCCCACCATGAACACCCACCACAACAGATACAGGGTGCTTGGAGATCTCAGCATCAGTCTCCATGGAgcctggtttctcctgaggcagGGAAGCTGGGACTAAGGGGGTGTGACAACCAGTGGGAGGCTACAAAGCCAAGTGCGGCTATCTGGGAGAGGGAAAGTGGGGGAAAGACGCAGCCCAGGACGGAGATGGAACTGCCTCCAACTTCAGATGACGAAGCGGGGTAGCGGGGGGTGTGCAATTAGGGGAGACGTGCTTCAAAGATTGTGGGCAGAACCGGCCCCTGGGCCTCCAGCCAACTCGGGCAATTATAAAGATGGACAGACACTGCCCACGCAGGGCGAGCACCCAAGGCTGGGCCTGAAGCTGAGTGAGGCAGAGAGGAGTCGCAGCATTTGGGCGCAGCGACCTCAGGACCTGAGTGTGCCGGCTGAGAAGTGGGGCCTGGCGGTTCCTGGGGGCGACACCTCGGTGGGTCCTCACTGTGCCCCAGCCCGCGGCCTAGAACTGGGGAGCCTTCACCGctaccccaccccccgcccgctCCAAGACTGGCTCGGAGCGCGGCCACAGAGAGCAGCTGGGCGCCAGGCCcggggaggctgggggagcccCTGACGGAGAAGGGGGTGCGAGGGGCTCCGAAATGCTGGGGAGGCGGGCGGGGCTGGTCACCAGGTGGCGGGCACCTGTCGGGCGGGACTGGGAGCCGGAGCCGGGGGCCGGGCTTACCCAGGATTAacagcagcagcggcggcggcggcttgGGACCGAGGGCGCCCATCCTGCGCAGCCGGCTCTGCGAAGGCTCTGGGGGGCGGCGCGGGCTCTGGGTGGCCGGGGGTTCGGGGGGCGCATGCCCGGGTGGGGGGCACGAAGCGGAGCAGCGAGGCGTGGGTGCGCGGAGCGAAGCTGAGCGAAGCTGGAGCTGCCAAGTCACcgccctcttccctctgccctcttccctctgccctcctccctcctcccctcctcctctcctcctcctactGCTTTCCCTCCCGCCTTGGCAACTCGGAAGACCATTCCCGCCCCGCCTTAcccgggccccgcccccgccctgggctcccggccccggccccggccccacTCCGGTCCCCAACTCCGCCCTGACCCCTCCAGACCTTGGCCCCGCTCAGGTCCCCGAGTGTGCCCCAACGGGGTCCTGGACCTCGGCCCCGGCTCCCCCCGCCCCTGTTCCAGGCTCCGCCCGGACTCCAGCCCTAACCCCGCCCCCTCTTCGGTACCCGGCTCCGCCCCGACCCCCACCCAGGCCCGCCCCCCTCAGCCCTGTCTCCGCCCCGACCCCGGTCCGGGGGCGGGCTGCACCTGGTCTTGGCCAAATCCCCGGCAGCGCCGCAGAGTGCACAGGTGCCCTGCACCTTCCGGCTTTTCCCTGAGAGTTGGGTGCAGGGGCCCTGGGGTCGGCGAGGTGACTGTGGCTTCTCACTTTGAATCCAGCCATTTGCTCTGGGCCTCTAGGCCTCGCCGCAAACCCTGCTGAAGTGGGAAAGGGCGGGATCTAGGAGTTAAGGAATGAGGAGGATCTGGTCTGAAGGGAGCTTCACGGCTCTACAAGGTCACTGGAGACCTGTTTGCCACCCCCTTGGGGCAGAACCAGAAGAAGTGAGTTAGGAGGCTGGG
Above is a window of Balaenoptera acutorostrata chromosome 1, mBalAcu1.1, whole genome shotgun sequence DNA encoding:
- the IGSF8 gene encoding immunoglobulin superfamily member 8, translated to MGALGPKPPPPLLLLILGVGCCAREVLVPEGPLYRVAGTAISISCNVTGYEGPAQQDFEWFLYRPEAPEAALGIVSTRDTRFSYAVFGPRVAAGEVQVQRLQGDAVVLKIARLQAQDAGIYECYTPSTDAQYLGSYSGKVELRVLPDMLQVSATPPGPRGRQAPTSPPRLMVHEGQELALGCLARTSTQKHTHLAVSFGRAVPEAPVGRTTLQEVVGLRPDLAVEAGAPYAERLAAGELRLGKEGTERYRMVVGGAQADDAGTYHCTAAEWIQDPDGSWAQIAEKRAVLAHVDVQTLSSQLAVTVGPGERRIGPGEPLELLCNVSGALPPPGRHAAYSVGWEMAPAGAPGPGRLVAQLDTEGVGSLGPGYEGRHIAMEKVASRTYRLRLEAARPGDAGTYRCLAKAYVRGSGARLREAASARSRPLPVHVREEGVVLEAVAWLVGGTVYRGETASLLCNISVRGGPPGLRLAASWWVERPEEGELSSAPAQLVGGVGQDGVAELGVRPGGSPISVELVGPRSHRLRLHSLGPEDEGVYHCAPSAWVQHADYSWYQAGSARSGPVTVYPYTHALDTLVVPLLVGAGVALAIGATVLGSITCCFMKRLRKR